A genomic stretch from Microtus pennsylvanicus isolate mMicPen1 chromosome 9, mMicPen1.hap1, whole genome shotgun sequence includes:
- the LOC142857885 gene encoding uncharacterized protein LOC142857885, giving the protein MGSVSFEDVAVNFTSEEWALLNSSQKKLHRDVMQETFRNLAAVGKVEIIVSKNQEDQTLEEDDENLRKILAIEVQTGYKLCENQEYAKKPGSYKDCGKVYSSPQRFLEHLKTHTEEESYECKQTEDGFSGHRDVHDPEGMHTKEKLCVLKQSRKDCLTLAGIQQHVTYDGHGPYICKVCGKAFHSSGSFLTHERTHTGDQLYTCKQCGKAFTYSSGLRRHERTHSGEKPYKCKQFLKVFPSLSKVEGHEQTHNGVEYICNQCGVAFSDHSSLQCHEKIHNLEKPYVYKQCGKAFTCSSALRRHERIHTGVKPYECKVCGKAFIDCSSLQCHERIHSGEKPYVCKLCGKAFSRQGSLKCHERIHSGEKPYACKQCGKNFMHHNALRYHEQIHSGEKSYGCKQCGKAFVLSSALKKHERIHSGLKPCLCRVCGKAFTFHSSLHCHERTHTGEKPYVCKQCGKAFMYHSSLRCHENIHSAEKPYVCKLCGTAFTFHSSLQRHERIHRGEKPYVCKFCGKAFTDHSSLRCHERIHTGEKPYECKQCGKSYSTHGSLRYHERMHCV; this is encoded by the exons ATG GGGTCTGTATCGTTCGAGGATGTGGCTGTGAACTTCACCTCAGAGGAGTGGGCTTTACTGAATTCTTCCCAAAAGAAGCTGCACAGAGATGTGATGCAGGAAACCTTCAGGAACCTGGCTGCCGTAGGTAAGGTGGAAATCATTGTCTC CAAAAATCAGGAAGATCAGACCCTTGAAGAGGATGatgaaaatttaaggaaaattCTTGCCATTGAAGTTCAGACTGGATACAAACTATGTGAGAATCAAGAATATGCCAAGAAACCAGGCTCTTATAAGGACTGTGGGAAAGTCTATAGTTCTCCCCAGCGCTTTCTGGAACATCTAAAGACTCACACAGAAGAGGAAAGTTATGAATGTAAGCAAACTGAGGACGGTTTTAGTGGACACCGTGATGTTCATGACCCTGAAGGAATGCATACTAAAGAAAAACTTTGTGTTTTAAAGCAGAGTAGGAAAGATTGTTTGACTCTTGCTGGTATCCAACAGCATGTAACATATGATGGACATGGGCCATATATATGTAAAGTATGTGGTAAAGCCTTTCACTCTTCTGGTTCTTTCTTGACACacgaaagaacacatactggagaccAGCTTTATACATGTAagcagtgtggtaaggccttcacTTATTCCAGTGGCCTTCGCCGCCATGAAAGGACCcatagtggagagaaaccctataaatgcaAGCAATTTCTGAAAGTCTTTCCTTCTTTGAGTAAGGTTGAGGGTCATGAACAGACTCATAATGGAGTAGAATACATATGTAATCAATGTGGGGTAGCCTTCAGTGATCACAGTTCCCTTCAATGCCATGAAAAGATTCACAATTTGGAGAAACCCTATGTATACAAGCAATGTGGAAAAGCTTTCACTTGTTCTAGTGCCTTGCGAAGACATGAACGAATTCATACTGGGgtgaaaccctatgaatgtaaggtatgtgggaaagccttcattGATTGCAGTTCTCTTCAATGTCATGAAAGGATTCatagtggagagaaaccttatgtgTGTAAGCTGTGTGGAAAAGCGTTCAGTCGCCAAGGTTCTCTTAAATGCCATGAAAGGATTCATagtggagagaagccctatgcaTGCAAGCAATGTGGGAAGAACTTCATGCATCACAATGCTCTTAGATACCACGAACAGATTCACAGTGGAGAGAAATCCTATGGGTGCAAgcaatgtgggaaagcctttgtGTTGAGCAGCGCATTGAAAAAACATGAACGAATTCACAGCGGATTGAAACCTTGTTTGTGCAGGGTGTGCGGAAAAGCCTTCACGTTTCATAGTTCCCTTCATTGCCATGAAAGGACTCACaccggagagaaaccctatgtatgtAAACAGTGTGGGAAAGCATTTATGTATCACAGTTCTCTCCGTTGCCATGAAAATATTCAcagtgcagagaaaccctatgtgtGTAAGCTGTGTGGGACAGCCTTCACTTTTCACAGTTCACTTCAGCGCCATGAGAGAATTCACAggggagagaaaccctatgtatgtaagttctgtgggaaagccttcactgATCACAGTTCCCTTCGATGCCATGagagaattcacactggagagaaaccctatgaatgtaaacaGTGTGGAAAATCCTACAGTACTCATGGTTCTCTTCGATACCATGAAAGGATGCACTGTGTGTAA